In Salinibacterium sp. ZJ70, one DNA window encodes the following:
- a CDS encoding ABC transporter substrate-binding protein: MKKSLTGLALAGALALAMTGCASDTGSGGGGGGDDELITVGFAQTGAESGWRSANTDSMKAAFSKENGFELIFNAADNKQEAQIQAVRSFINQGVDAIVIAPITTDGWDDVLKEAKDADIPVILEDRTVSASDDLYASWVGLDFEAEGRTAGEWAVANADGSNLVILEGTTGSSAALDRATGFAEAIEGSTINVLDSQTGDFTRDGGKKVMEGFLQKYGNEINLLFAHNDDMGLGALDAIEAAGLTPGVDIKIITIDAVKDGMQALADGKFNYIVECNPLLGEKAADLVKKVLAGESVDKRTIVPDGAFTQEDAIELLPTRPY; this comes from the coding sequence ATGAAGAAGTCCCTCACAGGGCTCGCGCTCGCGGGCGCTCTCGCGCTCGCCATGACCGGCTGCGCATCCGACACAGGCAGCGGAGGCGGAGGCGGCGGAGACGACGAACTCATCACCGTCGGCTTCGCGCAGACGGGAGCCGAGTCCGGCTGGCGCAGCGCCAACACCGACTCCATGAAGGCGGCATTCTCGAAGGAGAACGGCTTCGAGCTGATCTTCAACGCCGCCGACAACAAGCAGGAGGCGCAGATCCAGGCTGTCCGCAGCTTCATCAACCAGGGCGTCGACGCGATCGTCATCGCGCCGATCACCACCGATGGCTGGGACGACGTGCTCAAGGAGGCCAAGGACGCCGACATCCCCGTCATCCTCGAAGACCGCACCGTCTCGGCGAGCGACGATCTCTACGCCAGCTGGGTCGGACTCGACTTCGAGGCCGAAGGTCGCACCGCCGGCGAGTGGGCTGTCGCCAACGCCGACGGCTCCAACCTCGTGATCCTCGAAGGCACCACGGGCTCCTCCGCCGCTCTCGACCGCGCCACCGGCTTCGCCGAGGCGATCGAAGGCTCGACCATCAACGTGCTCGACTCGCAGACGGGTGACTTCACTCGCGACGGCGGCAAGAAGGTCATGGAGGGCTTCCTGCAGAAGTACGGCAACGAGATCAACCTGCTGTTCGCCCACAACGACGACATGGGTCTCGGAGCTCTCGACGCGATCGAGGCTGCCGGACTCACGCCGGGCGTGGACATCAAGATCATCACGATCGACGCGGTGAAGGACGGCATGCAGGCCCTCGCCGACGGCAAGTTCAACTACATCGTCGAGTGCAACCCGCTCCTCGGTGAGAAGGCTGCCGACCTCGTGAAGAAGGTGCTCGCGGGCGAATCGGTCGACAAGCGCACGATCGTGCCCGACGGCGCATTCACGCAGGAGGATGCCATCGAGCTCCTCCCGACCCGTCCGTACTGA
- a CDS encoding sugar ABC transporter ATP-binding protein encodes MTETSAPDTVVEMRGITIDFPGVRALDRVDFTLRRGEIHSLMGENGAGKSTLIKALTGVYSTTAGTITVGGEERVFHGTADAQSAGISTVYQEVNLCTNLTVGENVMLGHEVRRPWGIDWRATHREAARHLASLGLGIDTRSPLGSHSIAIQQLVAISRAMVTDSTVLVLDEPTSSLDRGEVDQLFSIIRDLRDRGVAILFVSHFLDQVYEISDRLTVLRNGALIGEYGVDELPRGELISKMIGRELDELDALSRSSERQIDRSAEPVIHATGIGRKGVLEPADLEVYDSEVVGLAGLLGSGRTELVRLLAGAERADTGRIEVRGAPARITNPRHAIDHRIAFSSEDRRAEGVIGDLTVAENIILGIQAKRGALRKIRKAEQDAIVSEYIEALGVRPANPNALIRNLSGGNQQKVLLARWLATAPQLIILDEPTRGIDVGAKADIQRKVAELSAQGLSVIFISSELEEVIRLAQRIVVLRDRRKIGELTSHDIDVDDLVAFIADESTTTTAEGVALEAESPENAA; translated from the coding sequence ATGACCGAGACCTCCGCCCCCGACACGGTCGTCGAGATGCGCGGCATCACCATCGATTTCCCCGGCGTGCGCGCCCTCGACCGCGTCGACTTCACGCTGCGTCGTGGCGAGATCCACAGCCTCATGGGCGAGAACGGTGCCGGCAAGTCGACCCTCATCAAGGCCCTCACAGGCGTCTACTCCACCACCGCAGGCACCATCACGGTCGGCGGCGAGGAGCGTGTCTTCCACGGCACCGCCGACGCGCAGTCGGCAGGCATCTCGACCGTGTACCAGGAGGTCAACCTCTGCACCAACCTCACGGTCGGCGAGAACGTCATGCTCGGCCACGAGGTGCGTCGCCCCTGGGGCATCGACTGGCGCGCCACCCACCGCGAAGCCGCGCGCCACCTCGCGAGCCTCGGACTCGGCATCGACACCCGCTCGCCGCTCGGCAGCCACTCGATCGCCATCCAGCAGCTCGTCGCCATCAGCCGCGCGATGGTCACCGACTCCACCGTGCTCGTGCTCGACGAGCCCACCTCGAGCCTCGACCGCGGCGAGGTCGACCAGCTCTTCAGCATCATCCGCGACCTCCGGGACCGCGGCGTCGCGATCCTCTTCGTCTCGCACTTCCTCGACCAGGTGTACGAGATCTCCGATCGCCTCACGGTGCTGCGCAACGGCGCGCTCATCGGCGAGTACGGCGTCGACGAACTGCCCCGCGGAGAGCTCATCTCGAAGATGATCGGCCGCGAGCTCGACGAGCTCGACGCTCTCTCCCGCAGCTCCGAGCGCCAGATCGACCGCAGCGCTGAGCCGGTCATCCACGCGACCGGCATCGGCCGCAAGGGCGTGCTCGAACCCGCCGACCTCGAGGTGTACGACAGCGAGGTCGTCGGCCTCGCGGGCCTCCTCGGCTCCGGCCGCACCGAGCTCGTGCGTCTGCTCGCAGGTGCGGAGCGCGCCGACACCGGCCGCATCGAGGTGCGCGGCGCCCCCGCCCGCATCACGAACCCGCGCCACGCCATCGACCACCGCATCGCGTTCTCGTCCGAGGACCGCCGCGCCGAGGGCGTCATCGGCGACCTCACCGTGGCCGAGAACATCATCCTCGGCATCCAGGCCAAGCGCGGCGCGCTGCGCAAGATCCGAAAGGCCGAGCAGGACGCGATCGTCTCCGAGTACATCGAGGCGCTCGGTGTGCGTCCCGCGAACCCCAACGCGCTCATCCGCAACCTGTCGGGCGGCAACCAGCAGAAGGTGCTCCTCGCGCGCTGGCTTGCGACGGCGCCGCAGCTCATCATCCTCGACGAGCCCACGCGCGGCATCGACGTCGGCGCGAAGGCCGACATCCAGCGCAAGGTCGCCGAGCTCAGCGCCCAGGGACTCTCCGTCATCTTCATCTCGTCGGAGCTCGAGGAGGTCATCCGTCTCGCCCAGCGCATCGTCGTGCTGCGCGACCGGCGTAAGATCGGCGAACTCACCTCGCACGACATCGACGTCGACGATCTGGTCGCCTTCATCGCCGACGAGTCCACCACCACGACAGCTGAGGGCGTCGCCCTCGAAGCCGAGAGCCCGGAGAACGCGGCATGA
- a CDS encoding ABC transporter permease: MIHIVKHRLFWPVCALIVLIIVNTIARPSFIAVTVQNGQLYGPLIDILRNSAPLMLVALGMTIVIATRGIDLSVGAIMAVSGAVALTFISGSADPNSLGTVLVAILLGVSVALVLGVWNGFLVAVVGVQPIIATLVLMLAGRGMALLITGGFITTINSAPYKFMAQGYVFGLPFAFFVSLAAILLVASAQRRTALGVLTEAVGINPEASRLAGVRSRGIIWGAYALSGLLAGFAGVLYSSNIMAADANAAGLYIELDAILAVVLGGTSLMGGKFSIAGTVIGVFTIQTLKSTITFLGVPPAVSPLFLALVVVAVVLIQSPRMRGWIGRSASAFRPTTTEAAR, encoded by the coding sequence ATGATCCACATCGTCAAGCACCGACTCTTCTGGCCGGTATGCGCCCTCATCGTCCTGATCATCGTGAACACCATCGCGCGGCCCTCGTTCATCGCCGTCACGGTGCAGAACGGCCAGCTCTACGGCCCGCTCATCGACATCCTGCGCAACAGCGCGCCGCTCATGCTCGTGGCCCTCGGCATGACGATCGTCATCGCGACGCGCGGCATCGATCTCTCGGTCGGCGCGATCATGGCGGTCTCGGGCGCCGTGGCGCTCACCTTCATCTCGGGATCCGCGGATCCGAACTCGCTCGGCACCGTGCTCGTCGCGATCCTGCTGGGTGTCTCGGTGGCGCTCGTGCTGGGCGTCTGGAACGGATTCCTGGTCGCCGTCGTCGGTGTGCAGCCGATCATCGCGACCCTCGTGCTGATGCTCGCGGGCCGCGGCATGGCCCTGCTCATCACGGGCGGTTTCATCACGACCATCAACTCGGCGCCCTACAAGTTCATGGCGCAGGGCTACGTGTTCGGGCTCCCGTTCGCGTTCTTCGTCTCGCTCGCGGCGATCCTGCTGGTCGCCTCCGCGCAGCGGCGCACGGCGCTCGGCGTGCTCACCGAGGCCGTCGGCATCAACCCAGAAGCGAGCCGCCTCGCGGGTGTCCGCTCGCGCGGCATCATCTGGGGCGCGTACGCGCTCAGCGGCCTGCTCGCCGGCTTCGCGGGTGTGCTCTACAGCTCGAACATCATGGCGGCCGATGCGAACGCGGCAGGCCTCTACATCGAGCTCGACGCGATCCTCGCCGTCGTGCTCGGCGGCACCTCGCTCATGGGCGGCAAGTTCTCGATCGCGGGCACCGTGATCGGCGTCTTCACCATCCAGACCCTGAAGTCCACGATCACGTTCCTGGGCGTTCCGCCCGCCGTGAGCCCCCTGTTCCTCGCGCTCGTCGTCGTGGCGGTCGTGCTCATCCAGTCGCCGCGGATGCGCGGCTGGATCGGCCGCTCGGCGAGCGCCTTCCGCCCCACCACCACGGAGGCCGCACGATGA
- a CDS encoding sugar ABC transporter permease YjfF (membrane component of a putative sugar ABC transporter system): MTATAPALSRPTVLASTTRFFGRHASWIPVFAALAILIIIFGAAQGYFGNFLTPRVISSLLLDNAYLFILAVGMTFVILTGGIDLSVGAVMAFTGMLGASLLSQGVPVGVVVPTMIVIGASMGLAVGILVHYFDVQPFIASLAAMFAARGLAFMVSLASIKVQDPAILWLQSTRIQAAPGSWYITPTGIIALLVVAAGALVLAYTRFGRTIYAIGGNEQSARLMGLPVARTKILAYVVSGICAGLAGVIFTAYTGASYPLNGIGTELDTIAAVVIGGTLLTGGSGYVVGSMIGVFVYGTIKSVISFLGAEQSWTRISIGALLLLFVVVQRLIVARSNRR, translated from the coding sequence ATGACCGCCACCGCACCCGCCCTCTCGCGCCCCACGGTGCTCGCGAGCACAACCCGCTTCTTCGGGCGCCACGCGTCCTGGATCCCGGTGTTCGCCGCGCTCGCGATCCTGATCATCATCTTCGGTGCCGCGCAGGGCTACTTCGGCAACTTCCTCACGCCGCGGGTGATCTCGTCGCTGCTGCTCGACAACGCGTACCTGTTCATCCTCGCGGTGGGCATGACCTTCGTGATCCTCACCGGCGGCATCGACCTCTCGGTCGGCGCGGTCATGGCGTTCACGGGGATGCTCGGCGCGAGCCTGCTGAGCCAGGGCGTGCCCGTGGGCGTCGTCGTGCCCACGATGATCGTCATCGGCGCCAGCATGGGCCTCGCGGTCGGCATCCTCGTGCACTACTTCGATGTGCAGCCCTTCATCGCCTCGCTCGCGGCGATGTTCGCCGCCCGCGGGCTCGCGTTCATGGTGAGCCTCGCCTCGATCAAGGTCCAGGATCCGGCGATCCTGTGGCTGCAGTCGACGCGCATCCAGGCGGCGCCGGGCAGCTGGTACATCACCCCGACCGGCATCATCGCGCTGCTCGTGGTCGCCGCGGGTGCGCTCGTGCTCGCCTACACGCGCTTCGGCCGCACGATCTACGCGATCGGCGGCAACGAGCAGTCGGCGCGGCTCATGGGTCTGCCGGTGGCGCGCACGAAGATCCTCGCCTACGTCGTGAGCGGCATCTGCGCGGGTCTCGCGGGCGTCATCTTCACGGCGTACACGGGTGCCTCGTATCCGCTCAACGGCATCGGCACCGAGCTCGACACGATCGCCGCGGTCGTCATCGGGGGCACCCTGCTGACCGGTGGATCCGGGTACGTCGTCGGGTCGATGATCGGCGTGTTCGTGTACGGAACGATCAAGTCGGTCATCTCGTTCCTCGGAGCGGAGCAGTCGTGGACGCGCATCTCGATCGGGGCGCTTCTGCTGCTCTTCGTCGTCGTGCAGCGACTCATCGTCGCCCGGTCGAACCGGCGGTAG
- a CDS encoding sugar ABC transporter ATP-binding protein — MVDETQPVIEVVDATVRFPAELALDAVDFRMFPGEVHSLMGENGAGKSTLIKAITGAIPLDEGTVRMDGVPLRLRTPHDAQAAGISTVYQEIDLLPNLSVAENIFLGREPRRLGVIDWSRMRGDARAVLADLGLDVDPASLLGTHSLAVQQLVAIARAISTDVRVLILDEPTSSLDLDEVSELFRVIRELTARGVAILFVSHFLDQVYEICDRVTVLRGGRLVGEYMTRELLRIDLVQKMLGRAASDYAVRARAETAPSVLAADASVFVTARGVTVPGVADADVDLVEGEVLGVAGLLGSGRTELARALTGVDSLTSGIIRIAGREAHPRSARQAISLGVVYSSENRRTDGIISELTVRENITLALQAQRGMWRRIPAARERELAASWIDALDIRPADPERAAGTLSGGNQQKVLLARLLALAPRALVLDEPTRGIDVGAKVEIQNLVTELADNGLSVMFVSAELEEVLRVSDRVLVLRSGEIVSQHEAGTLTVDSLLALVARPDDEGTA, encoded by the coding sequence ATGGTCGACGAGACCCAACCCGTCATCGAGGTCGTGGACGCCACGGTGCGCTTTCCTGCCGAGCTCGCGCTGGACGCTGTCGACTTCCGGATGTTCCCGGGCGAAGTGCACTCGCTCATGGGCGAGAACGGGGCAGGCAAGTCGACGCTCATCAAGGCGATCACGGGCGCGATCCCGCTCGATGAGGGCACCGTGAGGATGGATGGCGTGCCGCTGCGGCTGCGCACCCCGCACGACGCGCAGGCAGCTGGCATCTCGACCGTCTACCAGGAGATCGATCTGCTGCCGAACCTGTCGGTGGCGGAGAACATCTTCCTGGGGCGTGAGCCGCGGCGCCTCGGCGTGATCGACTGGTCGCGGATGCGCGGCGACGCGCGCGCGGTGCTCGCCGACCTCGGGCTCGACGTCGATCCGGCTTCTCTGCTCGGCACCCACTCTCTCGCGGTGCAGCAGCTCGTCGCGATCGCCCGGGCGATCTCCACCGACGTGCGCGTGCTCATCCTCGACGAGCCCACCTCGAGCCTCGACCTCGACGAGGTCTCGGAGCTCTTCCGGGTGATCCGCGAGCTCACCGCGCGCGGGGTCGCGATCCTCTTCGTCTCGCACTTCCTCGACCAGGTGTACGAGATCTGCGACCGCGTCACGGTGCTGCGCGGCGGCCGGCTCGTGGGCGAGTACATGACCCGCGAGCTGCTGCGCATCGACCTCGTGCAGAAGATGCTCGGACGTGCGGCCTCCGACTACGCCGTGCGCGCGCGCGCCGAGACAGCGCCTTCCGTGCTCGCCGCGGATGCCTCGGTGTTCGTCACCGCGCGCGGCGTCACCGTGCCCGGCGTCGCAGATGCGGATGTCGACCTCGTCGAAGGCGAGGTGCTGGGCGTCGCGGGGCTTCTGGGATCCGGCCGCACGGAGCTCGCGCGTGCGCTCACGGGGGTCGACTCGCTCACCTCGGGCATCATCCGGATCGCGGGTCGCGAGGCGCACCCGCGCAGTGCGCGGCAGGCGATCTCGCTCGGCGTCGTGTACTCCTCCGAGAATCGCCGCACCGACGGCATCATCAGCGAGCTGACCGTGCGCGAGAACATCACCCTCGCCCTGCAGGCCCAGCGCGGCATGTGGCGGCGCATCCCTGCGGCGCGCGAACGCGAACTCGCGGCGAGCTGGATCGACGCGCTCGACATCCGCCCCGCCGACCCCGAGCGCGCGGCAGGCACGCTCTCGGGCGGCAACCAGCAGAAGGTGCTGCTGGCCCGTCTGCTCGCCCTCGCACCGCGCGCACTCGTGCTCGACGAGCCCACCCGCGGCATCGACGTGGGCGCGAAGGTCGAGATCCAGAACCTCGTGACCGAACTCGCCGACAACGGCCTCTCCGTGATGTTCGTCTCCGCCGAGCTCGAGGAGGTGCTGCGCGTCTCGGATCGCGTGCTCGTGCTGCGCAGCGGCGAGATCGTCTCGCAGCACGAGGCCGGCACCCTCACCGTCGACTCGCTGCTGGCCCTGGTCGCCCGCCCGGATGATGAGGGCACCGCGTGA
- a CDS encoding LacI family DNA-binding transcriptional regulator → MSSDDKTAPRAANIFDVARLAGVSHQTVSRVLNDLPNVRPATRARVEHAIAQLRYSPSPAARALVTRRTRTIGLISPGVSDYGPASTAMHFNFAARAARYSVEAISSLDEEPSAIRSVVEALLRQRVDAIVLIVADIAVLDVVRALELSIPLVAVAASPRPSPLTVSIDQYRGARAAVRHLAELGHTRILHTAGPARNPDAVERERGWRDELSARRLEIIEPTRGDWSAASGFEVGTHLDIRPGDALFSANDHMAIGLLSAFRERDIAVPTDVSVVGFDDVPEAGYLYPPLTTVRQDFAALGGLIMQKVLLAVEDPDTITEDTPLPTKLVLRASTRSV, encoded by the coding sequence GTGAGCTCGGACGACAAGACGGCTCCTCGCGCCGCCAACATCTTCGACGTCGCCCGCCTCGCGGGGGTGTCGCATCAGACGGTCTCGCGCGTTCTCAACGACCTCCCGAACGTGCGACCCGCGACACGCGCGCGCGTCGAGCACGCGATCGCGCAGCTGCGCTACAGCCCCTCCCCCGCGGCACGGGCGCTCGTCACGCGACGCACCCGCACGATCGGCCTCATCTCCCCCGGCGTCTCCGATTACGGTCCCGCGTCGACGGCGATGCACTTCAACTTCGCGGCCCGCGCAGCGCGCTACAGCGTCGAGGCGATCAGCTCGCTCGACGAGGAGCCGTCGGCGATCCGCTCGGTGGTGGAAGCACTCCTGCGACAGCGCGTCGACGCGATCGTGCTCATCGTGGCCGACATCGCGGTGCTCGATGTGGTGCGCGCGCTCGAGCTCTCGATTCCGCTCGTCGCGGTGGCCGCGTCGCCGCGACCGAGCCCGTTGACGGTGTCGATCGACCAGTACCGCGGCGCGCGTGCCGCTGTACGCCACCTTGCGGAGCTGGGGCACACGCGCATCCTGCACACCGCGGGGCCGGCCCGGAACCCGGACGCGGTGGAGCGCGAGCGCGGATGGCGCGACGAGCTGAGTGCGCGGCGCCTCGAGATCATCGAGCCAACGCGCGGCGACTGGTCGGCGGCGAGCGGCTTCGAGGTCGGCACGCACCTCGACATCCGCCCGGGAGACGCCCTCTTCTCGGCGAATGATCACATGGCGATCGGCCTGCTGTCGGCGTTCCGCGAGCGCGACATCGCCGTGCCGACGGATGTCAGCGTCGTGGGCTTCGACGACGTGCCCGAGGCGGGCTACCTGTATCCGCCGCTCACGACGGTGCGGCAGGATTTCGCGGCGCTCGGCGGGCTCATCATGCAGAAGGTGCTGCTCGCGGTCGAGGATCCCGACACGATCACCGAGGACACCCCGCTGCCCACGAAGCTCGTGCTGCGCGCGTCGACGCGCAGCGTGTGA
- a CDS encoding YeiH family protein, whose translation MTRVRSLLPGVLAMLGAAALAWALSLAVPAVPWLSLAFVLGVALGSIPVVRQMLDGALRAGTAFSARTLLRVGIVLLGFDLVLADVAALGVVGVAAIVVLVVLAFAVTYGIARAFRLPGDEPMLLAAGFSICGVSAIGAMAAARRRAGSADDSATPVALVTLFGTAAIVVLPAAASAAAALGAPLPPELFGAWVGASVHDVGQVVATAQTAGTVALAMAVVVKLTRVLMLAPMVAVASLAERRRTRRSGEARGDLPPVVPLFIVGFAVLVLVRSVVPVPEGVVEAVDLVRTVLLATALAAIGANLRLERLVRTGGRALAAASLSWLVILLLALGAAVLATA comes from the coding sequence GTGACGCGCGTCCGTTCGCTCCTCCCGGGCGTCCTCGCGATGCTCGGCGCCGCGGCTCTCGCGTGGGCTCTCTCGCTTGCGGTCCCGGCCGTGCCGTGGCTCTCCCTCGCGTTCGTGCTGGGCGTCGCGCTCGGCAGCATCCCGGTCGTGCGGCAGATGCTCGATGGGGCGCTGCGTGCGGGCACCGCGTTCTCGGCACGCACACTGCTGCGGGTCGGGATCGTGCTGCTGGGGTTCGATCTCGTGCTCGCGGATGTCGCCGCGCTCGGGGTGGTCGGGGTCGCCGCGATCGTCGTCCTCGTGGTGCTCGCCTTCGCGGTGACGTACGGAATCGCACGCGCGTTCCGGCTGCCGGGAGACGAGCCCATGCTGCTCGCCGCCGGTTTCTCGATCTGCGGCGTCTCGGCGATCGGGGCGATGGCGGCCGCGAGGCGCCGCGCCGGGTCCGCGGATGACAGCGCGACTCCCGTGGCGCTCGTCACCCTGTTCGGCACGGCGGCGATCGTCGTGCTCCCGGCAGCGGCATCCGCGGCCGCGGCGCTCGGTGCACCGCTGCCGCCCGAGCTCTTCGGGGCGTGGGTGGGTGCCAGCGTGCACGATGTGGGGCAGGTGGTCGCGACCGCCCAGACCGCCGGCACCGTCGCGCTCGCGATGGCGGTCGTCGTGAAGCTCACGCGCGTGCTCATGCTCGCCCCGATGGTCGCGGTCGCCTCGCTCGCGGAGCGCCGCCGCACCCGCCGCAGCGGCGAGGCGCGCGGGGATCTGCCTCCCGTGGTGCCCCTGTTCATCGTGGGCTTCGCGGTGCTCGTGCTCGTGCGGTCCGTCGTGCCGGTTCCCGAGGGCGTCGTCGAGGCCGTCGATCTCGTGCGCACCGTGCTGCTCGCGACAGCGCTCGCCGCGATCGGCGCGAACCTGCGGCTCGAGCGTCTCGTGCGCACCGGCGGGCGTGCGCTCGCCGCCGCGAGCCTGTCGTGGCTCGTCATCCTGCTGCTCGCGCTCGGCGCGGCTGTTCTCGCAACCGCCTGA
- a CDS encoding MFS transporter, whose translation MSSTPVQGVPLTDEAIAAARRRTLGVLIAGQVLAGIGVGATLSAGALLITEVSGSETLSGMAATMTTIGAAAAAVPLATLASRRGRAPSLATGAFVAGAGAVVGLLAAVLVSTPLLLAGMILIGVGTAVNLQARFAATDLSEPARRGRDLALIVWPTTIGAVLGPNLIEPADAMGRALGLPALSGPFLFTVTAQLIAGTVYLVGLRPDPLKLALRLGAERPSAASAVVRTDGNGVATGMIALALSHATMVAVMAMTPVHLVHHGATLAVVGFTISLHVLGMYALAPVWGALSDRRGREAVIAVGQGLLLAALLMIAVGAESELWVAMGLFLIGVGWSASTVAGSALVSDSVSVTVRARVQGRSDLLMSSAGAIGGAASGLVLAALGYGGLALAATGLVAIVLVALVSRVTRVRREARG comes from the coding sequence GTGAGCTCGACGCCGGTGCAGGGGGTTCCGCTCACTGACGAGGCGATCGCGGCGGCACGTCGCCGGACGCTGGGTGTGCTCATCGCCGGGCAGGTGCTCGCGGGGATCGGGGTGGGCGCGACGCTCTCGGCGGGCGCTCTGCTCATCACCGAGGTCTCCGGCTCGGAGACGCTCTCGGGGATGGCTGCGACCATGACGACGATCGGCGCCGCGGCGGCCGCCGTGCCGCTCGCGACCCTCGCCTCGCGCCGGGGCCGTGCGCCGTCGCTCGCGACGGGCGCCTTCGTGGCGGGGGCGGGTGCCGTGGTGGGGCTGCTCGCCGCGGTGCTCGTGAGCACGCCGCTGCTGCTGGCCGGGATGATCCTCATCGGCGTCGGCACCGCCGTCAACCTGCAGGCGCGCTTCGCCGCGACCGATCTCTCCGAGCCCGCGCGTCGGGGCCGCGACCTCGCGCTCATCGTGTGGCCGACGACGATCGGCGCGGTTCTCGGTCCGAACCTCATCGAGCCGGCGGATGCTATGGGGCGCGCCCTCGGCCTTCCCGCGCTCTCGGGTCCGTTCCTCTTCACGGTGACAGCGCAGCTGATCGCGGGCACCGTGTACCTGGTGGGGCTGCGACCTGACCCTCTGAAGCTCGCCCTGCGGCTCGGGGCCGAGAGGCCGTCGGCCGCGTCGGCGGTCGTGCGCACGGATGGGAATGGCGTCGCGACGGGCATGATCGCGCTCGCGCTCAGCCACGCCACGATGGTCGCCGTGATGGCGATGACACCCGTGCATCTCGTGCACCACGGGGCGACGCTCGCCGTCGTCGGCTTCACCATCAGCCTGCATGTGCTCGGCATGTACGCGCTCGCACCCGTGTGGGGTGCGCTCTCGGATCGCCGGGGGCGCGAAGCGGTGATCGCCGTGGGGCAGGGTCTTCTGCTCGCCGCGCTGCTGATGATCGCGGTGGGTGCCGAGTCGGAGCTGTGGGTCGCGATGGGGCTGTTCCTGATCGGAGTCGGATGGAGCGCATCGACGGTCGCCGGCTCTGCGCTCGTCTCCGATTCGGTGAGCGTGACGGTGCGCGCCCGCGTGCAGGGGAGAAGCGACCTGCTGATGTCGTCGGCGGGGGCGATCGGCGGGGCTGCATCGGGGCTCGTGCTCGCGGCACTCGGCTATGGCGGGCTCGCGCTCGCCGCGACGGGGCTCGTTGCGATCGTGCTCGTCGCGCTCGTCTCACGGGTGACCCGTGTGCGCCGCGAGGCGCGGGGGTGA
- a CDS encoding fumarylacetoacetate hydrolase family protein, whose product MRVARFSTGGDPRFGIIDDDELVVLAGDPMFAGYETTGERVPLADARLLAPVIPRSKVVCVGLNYAEHRADMANVDAPENPLIFLKPNTAVIGPDDPIRIPPVEGRITHESELVVVIGKVAKQVRAEDWEDYVFGYTIGNDVSARDQMFADGQWARAKGYDTFAPIGPWIETELDPTNLEIRSWVDGEPRRAGNTKDLLHGIPELIAYISDVWTMLPGDIIMTGTPSGLGGFVHGQTIEIEIEGIGRLSNPALNRDERRA is encoded by the coding sequence GTGAGAGTCGCACGCTTCAGCACAGGAGGCGACCCCCGTTTCGGCATCATCGATGATGACGAACTGGTCGTGCTCGCCGGTGACCCGATGTTCGCGGGCTACGAGACCACGGGCGAGCGCGTTCCGCTCGCGGACGCGCGCCTGCTGGCACCCGTCATCCCGCGCTCGAAGGTGGTGTGCGTGGGGCTCAACTACGCCGAGCACCGCGCCGATATGGCGAACGTCGACGCCCCCGAGAACCCGCTCATCTTCCTCAAGCCCAACACCGCGGTGATCGGCCCTGACGACCCCATCCGGATCCCGCCTGTGGAGGGGCGCATCACTCACGAGAGCGAGCTCGTGGTGGTCATCGGCAAGGTCGCCAAGCAGGTGCGTGCCGAGGACTGGGAGGACTACGTCTTCGGGTACACCATCGGCAACGATGTGTCGGCGCGCGACCAGATGTTCGCTGACGGGCAGTGGGCGCGTGCGAAAGGCTACGACACCTTCGCGCCCATCGGCCCCTGGATCGAGACGGAGCTCGACCCCACGAACCTCGAGATCCGGTCGTGGGTCGACGGCGAGCCTCGCCGCGCCGGCAACACGAAGGACCTCCTCCACGGCATCCCCGAGCTCATCGCCTACATCTCGGATGTCTGGACGATGCTGCCGGGCGACATCATCATGACGGGCACCCCCTCGGGCCTCGGCGGCTTCGTGCACGGGCAGACGATCGAGATCGAGATCGAGGGCATCGGGCGTCTCAGCAACCCGGCGCTCAACCGCGACGAGCGCCGGGCGTGA